The following proteins are encoded in a genomic region of Streptomyces lunaelactis:
- a CDS encoding winged helix-turn-helix domain-containing protein gives MTTLPPPATELSADEARRIALRAQGFLGAPERRGGVRGVLRHLGAVQLDTISVLARSHELIPYARLGAVGRRTVEDAYWTEGHSFEYWSHAACILPVEEWPHFAFRRRSYRARPHWNHDLPDGVYDQVIKQLRAEGPLTATELGGAKNGGEWWDWSGSKVAVERALMYGEVVCTERRSWKRVYDLAERAIPDDLLHDELDDAECLRRLVRLAGQSLGVGTRADIADYHRLKGEQFDAVVADSGLVPVTVEGWSKPAWADPQALASEPRGRHRTTLLSPFDSLVWERARTERIFGFTHRLEAYVPKPKRVYGYFAMPLLSGGKLLGRVDPAREGTTLVARQVSLDTPKAVAPMARALREAAEWVGCDSVRIERVDRPELTADLVRAVSA, from the coding sequence CTACGTGCCCAGGGGTTCCTGGGCGCGCCCGAGCGGCGCGGCGGGGTGCGGGGCGTGCTGCGGCATCTCGGCGCCGTGCAGCTGGACACGATCTCGGTGCTGGCGCGCTCGCACGAGCTGATTCCGTACGCCCGCCTGGGCGCGGTGGGCCGCCGTACGGTCGAGGACGCGTACTGGACCGAGGGCCACAGCTTCGAGTACTGGTCGCACGCGGCCTGCATCCTGCCCGTCGAGGAGTGGCCGCACTTCGCCTTCCGCCGCCGTTCCTACCGCGCCCGCCCGCACTGGAACCACGATCTGCCGGACGGTGTGTACGACCAGGTGATCAAGCAGCTGCGCGCCGAAGGCCCGCTCACCGCGACCGAGTTGGGCGGCGCGAAGAACGGCGGCGAGTGGTGGGACTGGTCGGGGTCGAAGGTCGCGGTCGAGCGGGCGCTGATGTACGGCGAGGTGGTGTGCACCGAGCGGCGCAGCTGGAAGCGGGTGTACGACCTCGCCGAGCGCGCCATCCCCGACGATCTTCTGCACGACGAACTGGACGACGCGGAGTGCCTGCGCCGGCTCGTCCGGCTGGCCGGGCAGTCCCTCGGTGTCGGCACCCGCGCGGACATCGCTGACTACCACCGCCTCAAGGGCGAGCAGTTCGACGCGGTGGTCGCGGACTCCGGTCTTGTCCCGGTCACGGTCGAGGGCTGGTCCAAGCCCGCCTGGGCGGACCCGCAGGCGCTCGCCTCCGAGCCGCGGGGCCGGCACCGTACGACCCTGCTCTCGCCCTTCGACTCCCTCGTCTGGGAGCGGGCGCGCACCGAGCGGATCTTCGGCTTCACCCACCGCCTGGAGGCGTACGTCCCCAAGCCCAAGCGGGTGTACGGCTATTTCGCGATGCCGCTGCTGTCGGGCGGAAAGCTCCTCGGCCGCGTCGACCCGGCCCGGGAGGGGACGACGCTGGTGGCGCGCCAGGTGTCCCTGGACACTCCGAAGGCGGTGGCACCCATGGCGCGGGCGCTGCGCGAGGCGGCGGAATGGGTCGGATGCGACTCCGTACGAATCGAACGGGTCGACCGCCCCGAGCTCACCGCGGACCTGGTCCGCGCCGTCTCCGCCTGA